The genomic window CTGTTTCATTATTTAACACTCCTTTTTTGTGATATTCATTTTATGCTTTAACAATAAACGCAATCGGTTTCGTTGTCAACTGTAAAAATGATTTATTAGTAATATACATTGGAAACTCATATTTATATGGTGCATCAATAAAAATAATATTTTCTCTTTACATTTTGAAACGAAGGTTATATAATCTAGTTACGAAATCGATTGCGTTAAGTGCGACAATTGATAATTGAAAAGGAGAGGGAGACAATGAAAAAATTTATTAACTTCGAATTTCTGCAAAAGTTCGGCAAAGCGCTGATGGTCGTTGTAGCGGTTATGCCGGCAGCAGGGTTGATGATCAGTTTAGGAAAATCATTGCCGTTGATCAATGCAGATATGGGCTTTTTAGTAACAACAGGCGGTGTGATCGAGAGTATCGGTTGGGCTATTATTGGGAATTTACATCTATTATTTGCACTTGCCATTGGAGGTAGTTGGGCGAAAGAAAAAGCCGGTGGTGCGTTTGCGGCAGGTATCTCGTTTGTTTTGATTAACCGGATCACGGGTTCGATATTTGGTGTGACATCAGAAATGCTGAATAATGAAGACGCTTTTACTCACACCTTATTTGGAACGAAAATCATGGTAAAAGGATTTTTCACTAGTGTTTTAGAAGCACCGGCCTTAAATATGGGTGTGTTTGTTGGGATCATTGCTGGATTTGTCGGGGCAGCAGCCTTCAATAAATACTATAACTACCGGAAGCTGCCGGATGCTTTGTCCTTCTTTAATGGCAAACGCTTCGTCCCATTCGTTGTTATTGCGTGGTCAGTCATCGTTTCATTAGTTCTTGCAGTCGTTTGGCCTTACATCCAAGCGGGGATCAATAACTTTGGATTGTGGATCGCCCAATCGCAAGAGACAGCACCTGTACTGGCACCATTCTTGTTTGGTACACTAGAACGGCTGTTACTACCATTTGGTCTTCATCATATGTTGACGATTCCAATCAACTATACACAGCTAGGTGGTACCTATGAAATTCTTTCAGGCGCACAAGCAGGAACGCAGGTATTTGGTCAGGATCCTCTTTGGTTAGCATGGGCAACAGATTTAGTCAACTTGAAGGATGCAGGGGACGCCAGTCAATATGCATATGTGTTGAATAACTGGACACCGGCACGTTTCAAAGTAGGGCAAATGATTGGTTCTTCAGGTATTTTGATGGGTATGACGTTGGCAATGTATCGAAATGTCGATGCGGACAAACGTCATAAATACAAATCTATGTACGTTTCAGCTGCATTAGCAGTATTTTTAACAGGGGTTACCGAACCCTTGGAGTTCATGTTTATGTTTGCCGCAGTTCCGCTTTATGCTGTGTATTCAGTGATTCAAGGACTGGCTTTTGCAGCGGCGGATATTATTTCTCTTAGAGTCCATTCATTTGGGAATATCGAGCTCTTGACACGAACACCATTAGCTATCAAAGCGGGATTAGGCGGTGATCTGATCAACTTTGTTCTGGCCACGATTCTATTTGCTGTAGTGACGTATTTCCTAGCGAATTTCATGATCAAGAAGTTCAACTTTGCGACACCTGGTCGAAATGGGAACTATGAAAATGATGGAGATACTGATAGTAGTGGTGGAAACACCGCGATCGCTTCCGACCAACAGGTGATCGATATCATCAACCTATTGGGTGGTAGAGAAAACATTACAGATGTGGACGCTTGTATGACCAGACTGCGTGTTACTGTAAAGGACACAACTCGTGTAGGTGCAGAGCAGCACTGGAAACGGGCAGGCGCAATGGGACTGATTCATAAGGATAACGGGGTTCAGGCTGTTTACGGTCCGAAAGCGGATGTTTTGAAATCAGATATACAAGATTTATTGGAGTCAGGGGCTGAAATACCGACTTCGAATTTTGAACAACAAGTAGTAGAAACAGCGGATCAACCAACGGCATTTACCGGAGCAGTGGAGGACTTGATCGCTGTTGCTGAGGGAGAAGTTATTCCGATAGAAGCCGTTGCAGATGAAGTATTTTCGAAAAAAATGATGGGAGATGGTTTTGCTGTCGAGCCTACGAGTGGTGCTATTTATGCACCGGTTTCAGGAACGGTCATCAGCGTATTTCCTACGAAGCATGCCATCGGACTACAAACAGATAGCGGGCTTGAAGTACTTGTTCATATGGGCCTAGATACAGTGGAAATGAAGGAGTCAGCTTTCACGATTTTTGTGAAGGATGGACAAAAAATTACTGCCGGCGATAAAATTGCAGAGGCGGATTTGAAGAAAATCAGAGCCGAAGGCAAAGGAACAACAATCATCGTTGTTTTCACCAACAGTGAGAAAATCCAGGAGATGCATTTGGATAAAAAAGGAATTCAGACTGGAAAAACGATTATCGGCTCTGTAAACTTATAGACAGAAATACGCTTGGAGCAGAAGTGACCAGTCTGAAATAGAGGTTGGGACAAACACTTATGAGTGTTTGTCCCACCGTTTATCCGGTTTTAGGTGTATAGAGGTGTGTGGGATTGAGTTATGTCCCACACTCTTTGCTTTTTTAGCTAGTTAGAGAAATCGCTCTGGCGGATACTTATTCCATATATGACAGTGAAAGGATATATGATGATGAAAATACTCACATTAAATACACACAGCTGGCTTGAAGAAGAGCCAATAGAGAAATTAAATCAGCTGGCAAGGACGATTGTTGACCGTGACTATGATTTGATCGCTTTGCAAGAGGTCAATCAAAGTATCACCGCAGAACCAGGACAAACGGATGCCTATTTTCATGATGCCTCTTTAACAGATTTATTCGTACACAGAGATAATTTCGCATTGCTGCTTTCTAAAAAGCTTCAAACCTATGGCAAGAGCTATCACTGGTGTTGGTTGCCGGTACATATAGGATATGATCGATTTCATGAAGGACTAGCGTTGTTTTCAAAACATCCCATCGAGCCGGAGGGCTTTTTAGTGTCTAAGCAACAGGCATTTAACGATTACCGGACAAGAAAAATTTTATTTGGAAAGACACAGTTAGATGGTCAGGATGTTCTCGCCATGTCCTGTCATTATTCTTGGTGGACGGAGGAACAAGCAGAGGGCTTCTTGAAAGAGTGGCAGCAAACCTTAGATCATTTAGCGGACTATGATTTACCGATTCTACTCTTGGGAGATTTTAATAATCCGGCAGAGGTAGCCGGTCAAGGGCACGAACTGGTTCTTAAGCATTTTAGAGATATTTATCAGCACGCTGAAGAAATCGATGGTGAGCATACCGTAATCAAAGAAATTGATGGGTGGTCTGGGAATGATCAGAAGCTGCGGATTGACTTTGTTTTCACGTCAGAGGATATTTCAGCAGAACGATATGAAGTCGTATTTGATGGTAGAAAGACACCTGTGATCAGCGACCATTTTGGTATTGAAGCAACGCTGCATTTTTCAACAGAGTCGTAATAATTGAAGAAAAAGGTACGTCTGTTCAAATGTATGATTAAAGTTAAGGATAACAGCTCCGATATCCATACACTGATTTATTGAAAAGCTGGAATGAAAGAGCTTTTCACACGTTTTTGCATTGACAAAGCAACCGTTTGCATTTATGCTTAAGGAAGAAAAAAGTCAATCAATTTAGGACGAATGTTCTGAAATAAACGAATAAAGAGGGTAACGAAAATGAGTGTGACAATCAAGGATGTAGCTCGAGAAGTGGGCGTAGCTCCTTCAACCGTTTCAAGAACTTTACAGGATCATCCGAGTATTTCAAAAGGGACAAAGGAAAAAGTCAGACGAGCAATGGAGAAGCTGGGCTATGTTCCGAATGCTGCTGCGCAAAATTTGGCAAAAAAATACGCAAACACGATTGGTGTTGTCTTTCCCGTGTTGTCTTCGTCGGATAGAAAGAGCAATCCCTTTTACTTGGAAGCAATTACCGCGATGAATCAGGAAGCCGGGAAGCAGGATGTGACGATTTCCTTTGCCTCCGGGGAAACGCAAGACGAACTTTTAGAAAATGTTCAGTTGATGTATAAACAGAAACGAGTGGATGGATTTATTCTTCTATATATTAGAAAGGATGATCCCGTATTAAACTATTTGGTGGAATACAATATCCCTTATACAGTCATTGGTCAACCTTATCGATATAATAATGGAACGAGTAGTGTGGATAATGATAATCAGCTATTGGGAAGAACTGCTGCTCAATACTTGATCGATAAAGGACATGAAAATATCGTGTTTGTTACGAATTATGAAAAGGAAAATGTGTTTCAAGAACGATTTTACGGATATGAAAAATGTATGGAGGAAAATGAGTTAAAGCCATTTCCTTATGTGGTCTTAAAAAAACCGGAGGATTACACAGCGTTCGAAGAGACCTTGAAGGAGTTGCAGCCGACTGCGTGTATTGCCATCGATGATATGTTTGCTTTACGTGTGATTCAGCTATGCAACCTATATGGCTACCAAGTGCCGGATGATATTTCAGTCATCAGCTTTAACAATTCGATCTTCACCTCTCTGATCCACCCATATATCACCTCTATTGATATTCATACAGAGGAGCTTGGAAAGGTTGCTGTTCAACAGTTTTTGATTCAGCTGAAGGATCAAGAAGCGATGAAACAGAAGGTGTTGATCCCACATACCTTGATTGAGAGAGAAACGGTGTTGGATCGAAGTAAAAAATGAAATGAACATGTAGCTGAGTATTATGATTCAGGAAACTATTCCTCTAGAAGCTGTGGAAGTAAATCCAGCTTTTAGGGGATTTTTTTGTTTAAGACTAGCTACACAAATCAGCTTTATCGTGAATAAGACAACTTGTCTTATGACCAGGAATATCAAGTTTGTTCCGCTCTGGTATTGAAACTAGTAAACTTTATATGGTATTCTGAACAGGTCTGTTTTTTTTATCAGGCAACTAATAAGCAAAAGGAGAAGGAAAATATGGAAGGAAAAACAATGAAGATTTGGCCGTTAGTTGGTATGCTTGCGGTTGTCGCGCTGAGTATTATCAGTGTGTTCTTACCATTGGCGACAATGGGCTCAAAAAATTATTCTTCGCTGATAACAGATAGTGGAGGCGAGGCTGGAAGAATCGTGATTATTGCAGCAGTAGCTGTTGGTATTTTAGCTGTGTTGGCTTTATTTACGAAGAAGACATTCTTAAGTAAAATTGCTGGGGTTTTTAGTATTTTAGGTGCGTTAGTTTTGGCAGGAGTAGGTGCGATTGCCTATTTTGCTGTCGAGCGTTTATCTGCATCACCAGCTACCGGAATTTATCTTGTCTTTGTAGGAGCAGCGTTGTTCCTTATTATGGGGATTGCGTCTATGCGTGCAAAGAAAAACTAACCTAAGCGTATTTTTTTACTCTTAGTCATTCGGATAAAAAATGAGTTAGGCTTGAAGAGGTTCACTTCTTCAAGCCTTTTTTGCTACGCAGTTTTTTGAAAGTCAACGTCTTTTTAGAACGAAGGAAAAGCAGCAGAGATCCATTTTTCATGAAAAATGATAGGATGAATAGAATAAAATCAAAAGGCATACTGACTCGCTAAGAAATGAGCGTGTAGGTGAAAAATGAAGCTGCTATTAAAATGGTGAGACAAACACCCCTGACAGCGTTCATCCGTCCAGGGGTGTTTGTCACTAACTAATTTTTCGGTTAAAGCTTACCAAAGTTTTTAAGAAATAATCGTTTCAAGGGCTAAAAGAATCATATCATTAAATGTTGTTTGCCGTTCTTCGGCAGTTGTTTGTTCCCCGGTAATTAAGTGATCGCTGACTGTCAACAGAGACAAGGCATCAACACCAAACTTGGCAGCCATGTAGTAAAGACCGGCTGTCTCCATTTCAACGCCCAATACCCCATAGGTTCCCAGACGCATGAACTCTTCCTGATTATCTTTATAGAAGGTATCATCAGATAATACATTTCCTACACGGACACTCATTTCTTTTTCCTTTGCAAGCTGATACGCTCGATTGATCATTTCAAAGCTTCCGATTTGCGGAAAATCATATTGCGGAAAATCATTTTTGATCATAGAAGAATTCGTTGCTGCTGCCTGTGCAATCAGCACGTCACGGATGGCAATATCTTCTTGGATTGCTCCGCATGTTCCAATACGTGACAGCTTATTCACTCCGTACATTTTAATCAATTCGTGGATATAAATAACAGCCGATGGCATGCCCATTCCTGTTCCTTGAATTGAAACTGGCGTGCCTTTGTAGGTGCCGGTAAACCCCAGCATTCCTCTAACCTGGTTATAACAGACGGCATCCTCCAGAAACGTTTCTGCGATATACTTTGCTCTTAGTGGATCTCCTGGGAGCAAAACCCTTTCTGCAATCTGACCTTTTTCTGCTTCAATGTGAAAACTCATAAAATCCCTCCTGTATTTTTTTGTATACGCTTACTTTTTATAATATAACACAGGAGGATTTCGAGGTGCCGTTAATAGGGTTACGTAAAAAGTGTGAATTGGCTCACATTTTTAGTGTTATCGGCATAACTGAAGAAAGCGATTTCAAGTGTTAGGATACAGATATCAGCAGGTTATTTCCATTTTCTAAGAGCTTGGATTTCTTCCGCTTCATCACAGATGGAAAATAATTTTTCTTTATCTATGATGTGCAGATATTTTCCACGAAAATTAATAATTTTTTCGTCCTGCAGCTCATTAAGAGTTTTGGAAACGGATTCTCTGGAAACACCAAGCATATTAGCAAATAGAGATTGATTGATTTTCATGTCGATTTTTAAAACACCGTCCTCATTGTTGCCAAAATTATAGTAGAAATCAGCAATTAGATTGGCCACTTTTCGACGAACATCATAGAAGCTCAGGTATCGAATCAAACGGTTCAATAATCTGGTCCTACTGGCTAAAACGGCATAGGCTCGCTTAAGAATACAGGAATGCTCATCAATTAAAAAAAGAAAATTCTTTTTGGAAATCGTCAACAGAGAAACATCAGAGAGTGCTTCTACGGTTGAGAGACGATACTCTACATCAGAGAGTGCTTCAGTTTCACCGATGACATCTCCTGGAGTGGCAATTCCCAAAATAATTTCTTTATCTTCATGCATTCGATATATTTTGAGCAAACCTGATTTGATGAAATAAATTTCTTCAGTATCATCATTTTCAAACATGAGGATATGGTTCTTTTTATAATTCCTTATTCTAAAAAAATGTCCATAAGAAGCCAATTGTTCTTCGGATAGATCCGAAAAGATTTCAATATCTTTCAAATAGTCAATCATCTTGATAAACCCTTTCTGTAATGCAGTTTATTAATCCAGTTTATTAATCCAGTTTACCATTTTTTTATATAAATGATTAGAGAATAAAGGAGGAGTTCGATGAAATTCAGAAAAATCTGTGTCGTTGTTATGGACAGTGTCGGTATTGGAGAATTGCC from Enterococcus sp. 9E7_DIV0242 includes these protein-coding regions:
- a CDS encoding PTS transporter subunit IIBC encodes the protein MKKFINFEFLQKFGKALMVVVAVMPAAGLMISLGKSLPLINADMGFLVTTGGVIESIGWAIIGNLHLLFALAIGGSWAKEKAGGAFAAGISFVLINRITGSIFGVTSEMLNNEDAFTHTLFGTKIMVKGFFTSVLEAPALNMGVFVGIIAGFVGAAAFNKYYNYRKLPDALSFFNGKRFVPFVVIAWSVIVSLVLAVVWPYIQAGINNFGLWIAQSQETAPVLAPFLFGTLERLLLPFGLHHMLTIPINYTQLGGTYEILSGAQAGTQVFGQDPLWLAWATDLVNLKDAGDASQYAYVLNNWTPARFKVGQMIGSSGILMGMTLAMYRNVDADKRHKYKSMYVSAALAVFLTGVTEPLEFMFMFAAVPLYAVYSVIQGLAFAAADIISLRVHSFGNIELLTRTPLAIKAGLGGDLINFVLATILFAVVTYFLANFMIKKFNFATPGRNGNYENDGDTDSSGGNTAIASDQQVIDIINLLGGRENITDVDACMTRLRVTVKDTTRVGAEQHWKRAGAMGLIHKDNGVQAVYGPKADVLKSDIQDLLESGAEIPTSNFEQQVVETADQPTAFTGAVEDLIAVAEGEVIPIEAVADEVFSKKMMGDGFAVEPTSGAIYAPVSGTVISVFPTKHAIGLQTDSGLEVLVHMGLDTVEMKESAFTIFVKDGQKITAGDKIAEADLKKIRAEGKGTTIIVVFTNSEKIQEMHLDKKGIQTGKTIIGSVNL
- a CDS encoding endonuclease/exonuclease/phosphatase family protein is translated as MKILTLNTHSWLEEEPIEKLNQLARTIVDRDYDLIALQEVNQSITAEPGQTDAYFHDASLTDLFVHRDNFALLLSKKLQTYGKSYHWCWLPVHIGYDRFHEGLALFSKHPIEPEGFLVSKQQAFNDYRTRKILFGKTQLDGQDVLAMSCHYSWWTEEQAEGFLKEWQQTLDHLADYDLPILLLGDFNNPAEVAGQGHELVLKHFRDIYQHAEEIDGEHTVIKEIDGWSGNDQKLRIDFVFTSEDISAERYEVVFDGRKTPVISDHFGIEATLHFSTES
- a CDS encoding LacI family DNA-binding transcriptional regulator produces the protein MSVTIKDVAREVGVAPSTVSRTLQDHPSISKGTKEKVRRAMEKLGYVPNAAAQNLAKKYANTIGVVFPVLSSSDRKSNPFYLEAITAMNQEAGKQDVTISFASGETQDELLENVQLMYKQKRVDGFILLYIRKDDPVLNYLVEYNIPYTVIGQPYRYNNGTSSVDNDNQLLGRTAAQYLIDKGHENIVFVTNYEKENVFQERFYGYEKCMEENELKPFPYVVLKKPEDYTAFEETLKELQPTACIAIDDMFALRVIQLCNLYGYQVPDDISVISFNNSIFTSLIHPYITSIDIHTEELGKVAVQQFLIQLKDQEAMKQKVLIPHTLIERETVLDRSKK
- the deoD gene encoding purine-nucleoside phosphorylase, whose product is MSFHIEAEKGQIAERVLLPGDPLRAKYIAETFLEDAVCYNQVRGMLGFTGTYKGTPVSIQGTGMGMPSAVIYIHELIKMYGVNKLSRIGTCGAIQEDIAIRDVLIAQAAATNSSMIKNDFPQYDFPQIGSFEMINRAYQLAKEKEMSVRVGNVLSDDTFYKDNQEEFMRLGTYGVLGVEMETAGLYYMAAKFGVDALSLLTVSDHLITGEQTTAEERQTTFNDMILLALETIIS
- a CDS encoding Crp/Fnr family transcriptional regulator, which produces MIDYLKDIEIFSDLSEEQLASYGHFFRIRNYKKNHILMFENDDTEEIYFIKSGLLKIYRMHEDKEIILGIATPGDVIGETEALSDVEYRLSTVEALSDVSLLTISKKNFLFLIDEHSCILKRAYAVLASRTRLLNRLIRYLSFYDVRRKVANLIADFYYNFGNNEDGVLKIDMKINQSLFANMLGVSRESVSKTLNELQDEKIINFRGKYLHIIDKEKLFSICDEAEEIQALRKWK